From Sphingopyxis sp. USTB-05, the proteins below share one genomic window:
- a CDS encoding glycosyltransferase — protein MSADEPAPPWPIRILHLHSSFSLGGKEARAVRLMNLMGDRAHHTILSAMPEALGAREAIDPRIVVDFPKDAPPLHGKPSLGRYRDLAHYMLNFELVLSYNWGAMDGVMAHRLHWNRLWDHMPPSLIHHEDGFNEDESVRRNWKRNLFRRAALKHTLGVAVPSTILQRIAADEWGVGPRTHLIRNGIDVAAYATGPSTRIPGFQRRDGEVVIGTVAGLRKVKDLPRLVRAVATLPPHVRLVIVGEGPERAAIEAQARASGMADRLVMPGFMAEPARWIGHFDLLVLSSLSEQAPIAVIEAMAAGLPVVSPVVGDVATMVSDANRPYIAGDEGAFRVALAEVVESAAHRADVGAANRRVAAERFDESIMVDAYEKLYARALEGYGPFSGGWVGFD, from the coding sequence GTGAGCGCGGACGAGCCTGCGCCACCCTGGCCGATCCGCATTTTGCACCTCCATTCGAGTTTTTCGCTTGGCGGAAAGGAGGCGCGTGCCGTCCGGTTGATGAACCTGATGGGGGACCGCGCGCATCACACGATCCTCTCGGCAATGCCCGAAGCGCTCGGCGCGCGAGAGGCGATCGATCCTCGAATTGTGGTCGATTTTCCGAAGGATGCGCCGCCCCTTCACGGCAAGCCCTCGCTCGGCCGATACCGCGACCTCGCGCATTACATGCTGAATTTCGAGCTGGTGCTGAGCTATAATTGGGGGGCGATGGATGGGGTGATGGCGCATCGCCTCCATTGGAACCGACTGTGGGACCATATGCCGCCCAGCCTTATCCATCATGAGGACGGGTTCAACGAGGACGAAAGCGTCCGGCGCAACTGGAAACGCAACCTGTTCCGCCGCGCGGCGCTGAAACACACGCTCGGCGTCGCGGTGCCCTCGACAATTTTGCAGCGGATCGCCGCCGATGAATGGGGCGTCGGACCCCGCACCCACCTGATCCGCAACGGCATAGACGTCGCGGCTTACGCGACGGGGCCTTCGACGCGGATCCCCGGTTTCCAACGTCGCGACGGGGAGGTCGTGATCGGCACGGTGGCGGGGTTGCGCAAGGTCAAGGATTTGCCGAGGCTGGTGCGCGCCGTAGCGACCTTGCCGCCGCATGTCCGGCTGGTAATCGTCGGAGAAGGTCCGGAGCGCGCGGCAATCGAAGCCCAGGCAAGGGCGTCGGGCATGGCGGATCGGCTGGTCATGCCCGGCTTCATGGCGGAGCCTGCGCGCTGGATCGGGCATTTCGACTTGCTCGTGCTATCATCGCTGAGTGAACAGGCGCCGATCGCGGTGATCGAGGCGATGGCCGCGGGGCTGCCTGTCGTGAGTCCTGTGGTTGGTGATGTTGCGACGATGGTGTCGGATGCGAACCGGCCATATATCGCTGGCGACGAGGGCGCTTTTCGTGTGGCGCTCGCGGAAGTTGTAGAAAGTGCCGCGCATCGTGCCGATGTCGGCGCCGCGAACCGGCGGGTGGCGGCGGAACGGTTCGACGAATCTATTATGGTCGACGCTTATGAAAAGCTCTATGCTCGCGCGCTTGAAGGTTATGGGCCGTTCAGCGGCGGATGGGTCGGCTTCGATTGA
- a CDS encoding nitronate monooxygenase family protein produces MFKGLKPILYGGREVWPLVEGGKGVSATNHMSSGAWAAAGGIGTVSAVNADSYDAEGKIIPQIYRALTRKERHEELIQYGIEGAVAQVKRAYDVSGGKGAININVLWEMGGAQQILEGVLERTKGLVAGVTCGAGMPYKLSEIAARHNVLYLPIISSARAFRALWKRAYSKVPHLLGAVVYEDPWLAGGHNGLSNAEDPLVPQDPYPRVAAVRETMRAEGIADDVPIVMAGGVWYLRDWENWIDNPELGQIAFQYGTRPLLTEESPIPQQWKDRLRTLDDGDVLLHRFSPTGFYSSAVRNPFLRDLEARSERQIPYSKQEAGDHIVQLDVGVKGKNFWVTPHDRARARDWFAEGYTEALKTPDNTVVFVTEVDKAMIRKDQTDCMGCLSHCGFSSWKDHDDYTTGYLADPRSFCIQKTLQDIAHDGDTEQNLMFAGHAAFNFKTDPFYSNNFTPTVKQLVDRILTGD; encoded by the coding sequence GTGTTCAAAGGTTTGAAGCCCATCCTTTATGGCGGGCGTGAAGTCTGGCCGCTGGTCGAAGGCGGCAAGGGCGTGTCGGCGACCAACCATATGTCCAGCGGCGCCTGGGCCGCGGCGGGCGGGATTGGCACCGTGTCGGCGGTGAACGCCGACAGCTATGACGCCGAAGGCAAGATCATTCCGCAAATCTATCGCGCGCTGACGCGCAAGGAGCGTCACGAGGAGCTGATCCAGTACGGGATCGAAGGTGCCGTCGCACAGGTCAAGCGCGCGTATGACGTGTCGGGTGGCAAGGGTGCGATCAACATCAACGTGCTCTGGGAAATGGGCGGCGCGCAGCAGATTCTCGAAGGGGTGCTGGAACGGACCAAAGGTCTTGTCGCAGGCGTCACCTGCGGCGCAGGCATGCCGTACAAGCTGAGCGAAATCGCCGCGCGGCACAATGTGCTGTATCTGCCGATCATCAGCTCGGCGCGCGCCTTTCGCGCGCTGTGGAAGCGCGCGTACAGCAAGGTTCCGCATTTGCTTGGCGCGGTGGTGTACGAAGATCCCTGGCTTGCTGGCGGGCATAACGGCCTGTCGAACGCCGAAGATCCGCTGGTGCCACAGGACCCCTATCCGCGCGTCGCCGCGGTGCGCGAAACGATGCGTGCCGAGGGGATTGCGGACGATGTGCCGATCGTGATGGCGGGCGGCGTCTGGTATTTGCGCGACTGGGAAAACTGGATCGACAATCCTGAACTCGGTCAAATCGCGTTCCAATACGGCACGCGGCCGCTGCTGACCGAGGAAAGCCCGATTCCGCAACAGTGGAAGGATCGCTTGCGCACGCTCGACGACGGTGACGTGCTGCTGCACCGCTTCTCGCCGACGGGTTTCTACTCGAGCGCGGTGCGCAACCCGTTCCTCCGCGATCTCGAAGCGCGGTCGGAGCGGCAGATTCCCTATTCGAAGCAGGAAGCGGGCGATCACATCGTCCAACTTGACGTCGGAGTGAAGGGCAAGAATTTCTGGGTCACCCCGCACGACCGCGCCCGCGCGCGCGACTGGTTCGCCGAGGGCTACACCGAAGCGCTTAAGACCCCCGACAACACGGTAGTCTTCGTGACCGAGGTGGACAAGGCGATGATCCGCAAGGATCAGACCGATTGCATGGGCTGCCTCTCGCATTGCGGTTTTTCGTCATGGAAGGACCATGACGATTACACCACCGGCTATCTCGCCGACCCCCGCAGCTTCTGCATTCAGAAGACGCTGCAGGACATCGCGCACGATGGCGATACCGAGCAGAATTTGATGTTTGCGGGCCATGCCGCATTCAATTTCAAGACCGATCCCTTTTATTCGAACAACTTCACGCCGACGGTGAAGCAACTCGTCGATCGGATTTTGACGGGCGATTGA
- a CDS encoding D-glycerate dehydrogenase, whose protein sequence is MPDSSRPKRPRVIVTRQLMPHVEGRMAELFDVSLSARDEAFTRDQLKAAVADCDVFVPTVTDEIDADIINSAGDRLKLIANFGAGVDHIDLAAARAKGIMVSNTPGVFTEDTADMTMALILSVPRRLAEGEKLMRSGQWAGWAPSAMLGHRVGGKLLGIIGMGRIGLAVARRARAFGLSIHYHNRRRLPEAIEEELGASYHASVDTLLRISDVVTIHCPHTSETHEMVNAARIGAMKPTAYLINTARGEIVDEKALVAALQTGRIAGAGLDVYTHEPAVDPALLALDNVVLLPHLGSATIEGREASGEKVIANIRAWCDGHRPPDQVLEGWA, encoded by the coding sequence ATGCCCGATTCATCACGTCCCAAACGCCCGCGCGTCATCGTCACCCGCCAACTGATGCCGCACGTCGAAGGCCGCATGGCCGAATTGTTCGACGTGTCGCTGTCGGCGCGCGATGAGGCTTTCACGCGCGACCAGTTGAAGGCGGCCGTCGCCGACTGCGACGTCTTCGTACCTACGGTGACCGACGAGATCGACGCGGATATCATCAATTCCGCGGGCGACCGGCTGAAGCTGATCGCCAATTTCGGCGCGGGAGTCGATCATATCGACCTCGCCGCCGCGCGGGCAAAGGGCATCATGGTGTCGAATACGCCCGGCGTCTTCACCGAAGATACCGCCGATATGACGATGGCGCTGATCCTCAGCGTCCCGCGCCGGCTCGCCGAAGGTGAGAAACTGATGCGTTCGGGCCAATGGGCCGGCTGGGCGCCGAGCGCGATGCTCGGGCACCGCGTCGGCGGCAAATTGCTCGGCATCATTGGCATGGGCCGTATCGGCCTGGCGGTCGCACGCCGTGCCCGCGCGTTCGGCCTGTCGATCCATTATCACAACCGTCGCCGCCTGCCCGAAGCGATCGAAGAAGAACTCGGCGCAAGCTATCATGCGAGCGTCGACACGCTGCTCAGGATCAGCGACGTGGTCACGATCCACTGCCCGCACACCAGCGAGACGCACGAGATGGTCAATGCGGCGCGGATCGGCGCAATGAAGCCGACCGCTTATCTGATCAACACGGCGCGCGGCGAAATCGTCGATGAAAAGGCGCTGGTCGCGGCGCTCCAGACCGGCCGCATCGCCGGCGCGGGGCTCGATGTCTATACGCATGAGCCCGCGGTCGACCCGGCCTTGCTCGCGCTCGACAATGTCGTGCTGCTCCCGCACCTCGGTTCGGCGACGATCGAGGGTCGGGAGGCGTCGGGCGAAAAGGTTATCGCCAACATCCGCGCCTGGTGCGACGGCCATCGTCCGCCCGATCAGGTGCTGGAGGGTTGGGCCTGA
- a CDS encoding SH3 domain-containing protein encodes MTCRHILIAAVLMATVGPATAQSDVELPYWASINVDEARMRKGPSPDVPVIWEYRRKDLPVKVVARFETWRKIEDPDGTQGWMAARLLSRTRTAIVIGEVRPMREDASASAAVAYRAEPGVVGRITDCKNGWCLFDVKGRKGWIQTDHIWGD; translated from the coding sequence ATGACCTGCCGCCATATCTTGATCGCCGCCGTGCTGATGGCCACCGTGGGACCGGCCACAGCCCAATCCGACGTCGAATTGCCCTATTGGGCGTCGATCAACGTCGACGAAGCGCGGATGCGCAAGGGACCATCACCCGATGTGCCGGTAATCTGGGAGTATCGCCGGAAAGATTTGCCCGTAAAGGTCGTCGCGCGATTCGAAACATGGCGCAAGATCGAGGATCCCGACGGGACGCAAGGCTGGATGGCAGCGCGGCTCCTAAGCCGGACACGCACCGCGATAGTGATCGGTGAAGTCCGTCCGATGCGCGAAGACGCGAGTGCGTCGGCGGCGGTCGCCTATCGCGCCGAGCCCGGCGTGGTCGGTCGGATTACCGACTGCAAGAACGGCTGGTGCCTGTTCGACGTGAAGGGCCGCAAGGGCTGGATCCAGACCGACCATATCTGGGGCGACTGA
- a CDS encoding acetyl-CoA C-acyltransferase: protein MTATDPVVFLSYARTPMGSMQGSLSDASATDLGATAVKAAVERAGVSGDDIERIYMGCVLPAGLGQAPARQAAIKAGLPKSVQATTVNKVCGSGMQTVIMGAEALAAGSIDLVVAGGMESMTNAPYLLKKHRGGARIGHDTAYDHMFLDGLEDAYEAGRAMGTFAQDTADAYQLSRQAQDDYSIESLSRAKAAIADGAFANEIAPVTISGRKGDVIVDTDEAPGKGMPDKIPTLKPAFAKDGTITAATSSSISDGAAAVVLTRQSVAEAKGAKPVAKLVAHAAHAQEPKDFTVAPVGAINKVLAKAGWTIGDVDLFEVNEAFACVAMFAMHDLGIPHEKINVHGGATALGHPIGASGTRIITTLIAALQRHGKTRGIASLCIGGGEATAVAIELV from the coding sequence ATGACCGCAACTGATCCCGTCGTTTTCCTTTCCTACGCGCGCACCCCGATGGGCAGCATGCAGGGCAGCCTTTCGGACGCTAGCGCGACCGATCTCGGCGCGACCGCGGTCAAGGCGGCGGTTGAGCGCGCGGGCGTGTCGGGCGACGATATCGAGCGCATCTATATGGGCTGCGTGCTTCCCGCGGGGCTTGGCCAGGCACCGGCACGTCAGGCCGCGATCAAGGCCGGCCTGCCCAAGTCGGTTCAGGCAACGACCGTGAACAAGGTGTGCGGTTCGGGCATGCAGACCGTGATCATGGGCGCCGAGGCGCTCGCCGCTGGCAGCATCGACCTCGTCGTCGCGGGCGGCATGGAATCGATGACCAACGCCCCCTATCTGCTCAAGAAGCATCGCGGCGGCGCGCGCATCGGCCACGACACCGCCTATGACCATATGTTCCTCGACGGACTGGAAGACGCTTATGAAGCGGGCCGCGCGATGGGCACCTTTGCGCAGGACACCGCCGACGCATACCAGCTCTCGCGGCAGGCGCAGGACGACTATTCGATCGAATCGCTGAGCCGCGCCAAGGCCGCGATCGCCGACGGTGCTTTCGCCAATGAAATCGCACCCGTCACCATCTCGGGTCGCAAGGGCGACGTGATCGTCGACACCGACGAAGCGCCCGGCAAGGGCATGCCAGACAAGATTCCGACGCTGAAGCCCGCCTTTGCCAAGGATGGCACGATCACCGCAGCGACCAGCTCATCGATTTCGGACGGCGCCGCAGCCGTCGTGCTGACGCGTCAGTCGGTTGCCGAAGCCAAGGGAGCGAAGCCGGTCGCAAAGCTCGTTGCGCACGCCGCGCATGCACAGGAGCCCAAGGATTTCACCGTCGCGCCCGTCGGCGCGATCAACAAGGTGCTGGCAAAGGCCGGCTGGACGATCGGCGATGTCGACCTGTTCGAAGTCAATGAAGCCTTCGCTTGCGTCGCGATGTTCGCGATGCACGACCTCGGCATCCCGCACGAAAAGATCAACGTCCATGGCGGCGCAACCGCGCTCGGTCATCCGATCGGTGCCAGCGGCACGCGCATCATCACGACGCTGATCGCGGCGCTCCAGCGTCACGGGAAGACGCGCGGCATCGCGAGCCTCTGCATCGGCGGCGGCGAAGCGACCGCGGTGGCGATCGAACTCGTCTGA
- a CDS encoding coniferyl aldehyde dehydrogenase, with translation MATAIKQDIAGETARMQEVLAAQKASFTAAMPESLSVRTDRIDRAIALLVDNAEEFAKAVSEDFGHRSREQTLMTDIMPSVSALKHAKKHMASWSRGEKRKPTFPLGLLGAKAEVVYQPKGVVGIVAPWNFPVGMVFVPMAGVLAAGNRAMIKPSEFTENVSALMARLVPDYFDESEMAVFTGDSDVGVAFSKLAFDHMIFTGATSVGRHIMRAAADNLVPVTLELGGKSPTFIGRSANKDLVGQRVALGKMMNAGQICLAPDYLLVAEDQEGEVIDSVTKGATALYPTLLANDDYTSVVNTRNYDRLQSYLADAREKGAEVIEVNPGGEDFASSNGHKMPLHIVRNPTDDMKVMQEEIFGPILPVKTYKTIDDAIDYVNANDRPLGLYYFGQDKSEEDRVLTRTISGGVTVNDVLFHNAMEDLPFGGVGPSGMGNYHGVDGFRTFSHARAVYRQPKLDVAGLAGFKPPYGKATAKTLAKELKK, from the coding sequence ATGGCCACCGCAATCAAGCAGGACATCGCCGGCGAAACGGCACGGATGCAAGAGGTGCTCGCAGCGCAAAAGGCGAGCTTTACCGCCGCCATGCCCGAAAGCCTGAGCGTTCGCACCGACCGCATCGATCGGGCGATCGCGCTGCTCGTCGACAATGCGGAAGAATTTGCGAAGGCGGTTAGCGAAGATTTCGGCCACCGCAGCCGCGAACAGACGCTGATGACCGACATCATGCCCTCGGTCAGCGCGCTCAAACACGCGAAAAAGCATATGGCGAGCTGGTCCAGGGGCGAGAAGCGCAAACCGACCTTTCCGCTCGGGCTTCTGGGCGCCAAGGCCGAAGTCGTCTATCAGCCGAAGGGTGTCGTCGGCATCGTCGCGCCGTGGAATTTCCCGGTCGGCATGGTATTCGTGCCGATGGCGGGCGTGCTGGCGGCGGGCAACCGCGCGATGATCAAGCCGTCGGAATTCACCGAAAATGTCTCGGCGCTGATGGCGCGGTTGGTGCCCGACTATTTCGACGAAAGCGAGATGGCGGTGTTCACCGGCGATTCCGACGTGGGGGTTGCCTTCTCGAAGCTTGCCTTCGACCATATGATCTTCACGGGCGCGACGAGCGTCGGGCGTCACATCATGCGCGCCGCGGCAGACAATCTGGTCCCGGTGACGCTGGAACTCGGCGGCAAATCGCCGACCTTTATCGGGCGCAGCGCGAACAAGGATCTCGTCGGCCAGCGCGTCGCGCTCGGCAAGATGATGAACGCCGGGCAGATTTGCCTTGCTCCCGACTATCTGCTCGTCGCCGAGGATCAGGAAGGCGAGGTGATCGACAGCGTCACGAAGGGCGCGACCGCGCTCTATCCGACCTTGCTCGCCAACGACGACTACACGTCCGTTGTTAACACGCGCAATTATGATCGTTTGCAGAGCTACCTCGCCGATGCGCGCGAGAAGGGCGCCGAGGTGATCGAGGTCAATCCCGGCGGCGAGGATTTTGCCAGCTCGAACGGGCACAAGATGCCGCTCCATATCGTGCGCAACCCGACCGACGACATGAAAGTGATGCAGGAGGAAATTTTCGGCCCGATCCTGCCGGTCAAGACCTACAAGACGATCGACGACGCGATCGACTATGTGAACGCGAACGATCGCCCGCTCGGCCTTTATTATTTCGGACAGGACAAGAGCGAGGAGGATCGTGTGCTGACGCGCACCATTTCGGGGGGTGTCACGGTCAACGACGTTCTCTTCCACAATGCGATGGAGGATTTGCCCTTTGGCGGCGTTGGGCCGTCGGGGATGGGCAATTATCATGGGGTCGACGGTTTCCGCACCTTCAGCCATGCGCGCGCCGTCTATCGCCAGCCCAAGCTCGACGTTGCGGGTCTTGCGGGGTTCAAGCCGCCCTATGGTAAGGCGACGGCAAAGACACTTGCTAAAGAGCTCAAGAAATAG
- a CDS encoding benzoate/H(+) symporter BenE family transporter encodes MLRSIPPVPAWSSALIAALVGFGGTIALVVQAMRNLGASAGQTGSAVTALCLGIALAGAALSWRLRMPVVLAWSTPGAALLAATASGLSWPVAIGIFLSAALMMILLGIVPALGRLAERIPPSIASAMLAGVLLPFCLKLFALGAADPLLVALLVAIFVAARARFPLYALLLALAAGMALTLLRGDIGPLAPGATFGTLVPVAPAFDVRAILSVGVPLFLVTLVSQNLPGLVVLRSAGYAPPPRPLIIGSGVAWLAAAPFGAHGLNLAAITAAICTAEEAHPDRAKRWIVGMLYAGFYLLLAIFSPLLVRVFLALPPTVIAALAGVALIPALLGAMEAMFVAKADRDPAILTFLATGSGLTLFGLGSAFWGLVVGFLALAAGRWLAARA; translated from the coding sequence ATGCTGCGTAGCATTCCCCCCGTCCCGGCCTGGTCGTCGGCGCTCATCGCCGCACTCGTGGGCTTCGGCGGGACAATCGCGCTCGTCGTCCAGGCCATGCGCAACCTCGGGGCTTCGGCCGGCCAGACGGGATCGGCGGTGACGGCGCTATGCCTTGGCATCGCGCTCGCCGGCGCGGCGCTTTCCTGGCGGCTGCGTATGCCCGTCGTGCTCGCCTGGTCGACTCCGGGCGCGGCGCTGCTCGCCGCCACGGCATCGGGCCTGTCGTGGCCGGTCGCGATCGGCATCTTCCTGTCAGCCGCGTTGATGATGATCCTGCTCGGCATAGTACCGGCGCTCGGGAGGCTTGCCGAGCGCATCCCGCCCTCGATCGCCTCGGCGATGCTCGCCGGCGTCCTCCTGCCCTTTTGCCTCAAGCTTTTCGCCCTTGGCGCCGCCGACCCGCTGCTCGTTGCGCTGCTCGTCGCGATCTTTGTCGCGGCGCGGGCGCGCTTTCCGCTCTACGCCCTGCTCCTTGCGCTTGCGGCGGGCATGGCGCTTACACTGCTGCGCGGCGACATCGGCCCGCTGGCGCCTGGCGCGACGTTCGGTACGCTCGTGCCCGTCGCACCAGCTTTCGACGTCCGCGCGATTCTCAGCGTCGGCGTGCCGCTGTTCCTCGTTACGCTGGTGTCGCAGAACCTGCCCGGCCTCGTCGTGCTGCGCAGCGCCGGCTACGCACCGCCGCCGCGCCCATTGATCATCGGCAGCGGTGTCGCATGGCTCGCCGCGGCGCCTTTTGGGGCCCACGGCCTGAATCTCGCGGCGATCACGGCGGCGATCTGCACGGCCGAGGAAGCGCATCCCGATCGTGCGAAAAGGTGGATCGTCGGCATGCTCTATGCTGGCTTCTATCTGCTGCTGGCGATCTTCTCGCCGCTGCTCGTCCGTGTCTTTCTGGCCCTGCCGCCCACGGTCATCGCGGCGCTGGCCGGCGTGGCGCTAATCCCGGCGCTACTCGGCGCGATGGAGGCGATGTTCGTTGCAAAGGCGGACCGCGATCCGGCCATCCTGACATTTCTGGCGACCGGATCTGGGCTGACCCTGTTTGGGCTGGGTTCGGCTTTCTGGGGTCTCGTTGTCGGATTTCTGGCGCTAGCCGCGGGCAGATGGCTGGCCGCGCGCGCCTGA
- a CDS encoding DUF2339 domain-containing protein, with translation MFDFFAFLAIVILFIMLMDTRGRLKRAEATLLEAAKRIGALQRGAGRSLDEIERPGEVAPDVPDAPPVAPARTKAVAAPAAPPSAISALQPAEAPEPAEAREPAPAPLHAAAPVPKPAAKPAASEPQLSLASRFENLFGKTLPIWAGGLTLAIAGVLIVRYAIDAGFFARIFTPGVQIIAGLIFGLGLIGGAEYAWRNEEKLRDVRVPQALSGAGIATLYAAIMVAANVYQLIGPLFAFVALALVTAAALGLSLRFGPPSALLGLAGGLAAPAMVGAVEPNVPLLAVYLALTIAGLAGVARARRWPWLALAALIGGIGWGIWMVVASAALDVVASLSIGGFVLLLAIALPMMAFEGPRSTALRTASAVVGALQLALLVGYGGFTPLHWGLFALIAGAGQWLAWRERNFAIVPTISLLLSLALLVAWPDPTPFWFALIGLSLLVIHAAPLLVRMWAIPKKLRPTLEFCVIAIAGVPLTKWHFWGIADGSLALVALGGALLAAAVIARGWSVEGRTDDSRVAWLAATAGGLFALALLLVLPAWLAPLVIAAVATLLFFFGKAAHDRRIERVAAGFVGAALVALVAPPRALAELPRLVEGADSPDGLAILRWAGLAAAALLFAVRGEGAVMRRLGQVAAAVLAYGAFAQIISAGALMLVPALGGAATLLATRRVPFGRIDAAAATLAAASLAWAALPLFIWSTKALLSLVAIPMQFDAAPIMAEPLLLRLLLPAVLFGVPTWLIRDTLPRWLWIAAITLAALIAGIAIHSLYRLGFAATAGTDFAATGILQRLIWETLLIGAGWSAMTRGMIAAARPLIVAGTAHALFYGLILHNPLWSAQAVGSWPLINLLVPLYLLPWLGLTRLPMLFGKTSAPIERAVQIGSMLLIAGFAWATLRQLFHGSLLAQPGVTEAENILRSILILALALGFLLWGIRTRRHDWRIASLVLMIGAAGKVFLFDASGLEGLARIGSFVALGFSLIGIGWLYSRQLAPDRDNSAPAST, from the coding sequence GTGTTCGACTTCTTCGCGTTTCTTGCCATCGTCATCCTGTTCATCATGCTGATGGACACGCGCGGCCGGTTGAAACGGGCCGAGGCGACCCTGCTCGAAGCGGCAAAGCGGATCGGCGCGCTACAACGCGGGGCTGGCAGATCGCTGGACGAAATCGAGCGCCCCGGGGAGGTCGCACCGGACGTCCCCGACGCTCCCCCTGTTGCACCGGCCAGAACTAAAGCCGTCGCGGCTCCCGCGGCTCCCCCATCCGCAATATCCGCGCTCCAACCCGCCGAGGCGCCCGAGCCAGCCGAGGCGCGCGAACCCGCACCTGCTCCCCTTCACGCCGCCGCGCCGGTTCCAAAACCGGCGGCGAAGCCCGCCGCATCGGAACCCCAACTCAGTCTCGCCTCACGCTTCGAAAACCTGTTCGGCAAGACGCTGCCGATCTGGGCCGGTGGGCTGACGCTTGCCATCGCCGGCGTACTGATCGTTCGCTATGCGATCGATGCCGGCTTCTTTGCGCGCATCTTCACCCCCGGGGTGCAGATCATTGCCGGACTGATCTTCGGCCTTGGGCTGATCGGCGGCGCCGAATATGCTTGGCGCAACGAGGAAAAATTGCGCGATGTGCGCGTGCCGCAGGCGCTCTCGGGCGCGGGCATAGCGACGCTCTATGCGGCCATCATGGTCGCCGCCAACGTCTATCAGTTGATCGGACCGCTGTTCGCCTTCGTCGCTCTCGCGCTCGTCACGGCCGCGGCGCTCGGCCTCTCGCTCCGTTTTGGCCCACCGAGCGCGTTGCTCGGGCTCGCAGGCGGGCTAGCTGCGCCCGCCATGGTCGGCGCCGTCGAGCCCAATGTACCGCTGCTCGCCGTCTATCTGGCGCTGACCATCGCCGGGCTCGCCGGCGTCGCGCGCGCCAGGCGATGGCCGTGGCTGGCGCTAGCGGCGCTGATCGGCGGGATCGGCTGGGGAATTTGGATGGTCGTCGCGAGCGCTGCACTCGACGTGGTCGCGTCGCTCTCGATCGGCGGCTTCGTACTTCTTCTCGCCATCGCGCTGCCGATGATGGCGTTCGAGGGGCCGCGCTCGACCGCGCTGCGCACCGCCTCTGCCGTGGTTGGTGCGCTTCAGTTGGCTTTGCTTGTCGGCTATGGCGGCTTTACGCCGCTCCATTGGGGCCTGTTCGCGCTGATCGCGGGCGCCGGCCAATGGCTGGCGTGGCGCGAGCGCAATTTCGCGATCGTCCCCACGATCAGCCTATTGTTGTCGCTCGCGCTGCTGGTCGCCTGGCCCGATCCCACGCCCTTCTGGTTCGCGCTGATCGGGCTGTCGCTCCTCGTTATCCATGCCGCTCCGCTCCTCGTTCGGATGTGGGCGATCCCCAAAAAGCTGCGCCCGACGCTCGAGTTCTGCGTCATCGCGATCGCGGGCGTCCCGCTCACCAAATGGCATTTTTGGGGCATCGCCGACGGATCGCTCGCACTGGTGGCGCTGGGCGGCGCGCTGTTGGCCGCAGCCGTTATCGCGCGCGGCTGGAGCGTAGAGGGACGCACAGATGACAGTCGCGTCGCATGGCTGGCCGCGACAGCGGGCGGGTTGTTCGCGCTCGCTCTATTGCTTGTCCTGCCCGCCTGGCTGGCACCGCTCGTTATCGCGGCGGTCGCAACGCTACTCTTCTTCTTTGGGAAAGCCGCACATGATCGGCGTATCGAACGCGTCGCGGCGGGATTCGTCGGCGCCGCGCTCGTCGCGCTGGTCGCACCGCCACGAGCCCTTGCCGAACTGCCGCGGCTGGTCGAGGGCGCGGACAGCCCCGATGGATTGGCGATCCTGCGCTGGGCAGGTCTCGCGGCCGCCGCGCTGCTTTTCGCGGTTCGCGGCGAAGGCGCCGTCATGCGCCGGCTCGGCCAGGTCGCCGCAGCCGTGCTCGCATATGGGGCCTTTGCGCAGATTATATCGGCCGGCGCGTTGATGCTTGTCCCGGCACTAGGCGGAGCGGCGACGCTTCTTGCCACAAGGCGCGTTCCATTCGGCCGAATAGACGCAGCCGCAGCAACCCTTGCGGCGGCCAGCCTCGCGTGGGCCGCGCTTCCACTTTTCATATGGTCGACGAAAGCCCTGCTGTCGCTTGTCGCCATTCCGATGCAGTTCGATGCAGCGCCGATCATGGCCGAACCGCTGCTGCTACGCCTGCTGCTTCCCGCGGTACTTTTCGGCGTGCCGACGTGGCTGATCCGCGACACGCTGCCCCGCTGGCTATGGATCGCTGCGATCACCCTCGCCGCGCTGATCGCCGGCATCGCTATCCATTCGCTCTATCGTCTCGGTTTCGCCGCAACGGCGGGCACGGACTTCGCCGCGACGGGCATTCTTCAGCGGCTGATCTGGGAGACGCTATTGATCGGCGCGGGATGGTCCGCCATGACCCGTGGAATGATCGCCGCGGCGCGTCCGCTGATCGTTGCCGGTACGGCGCATGCCCTGTTCTATGGCCTGATACTCCACAATCCCTTGTGGTCGGCGCAGGCAGTGGGCAGTTGGCCGCTTATCAATCTGCTCGTCCCGCTGTACCTGTTGCCATGGCTGGGGCTGACACGCCTTCCCATGCTGTTCGGCAAGACGTCCGCTCCGATCGAGCGCGCGGTCCAGATCGGGTCGATGCTCCTCATCGCGGGCTTCGCCTGGGCAACGCTTCGCCAGCTTTTCCACGGGTCGCTCCTCGCCCAGCCGGGCGTCACCGAGGCCGAGAATATCCTGCGCTCGATCCTCATCCTTGCGCTTGCACTCGGTTTCCTTCTGTGGGGTATCCGGACCAGGCGCCACGACTGGCGCATCGCTTCGCTGGTGCTGATGATCGGTGCCGCGGGCAAGGTCTTCCTCTTCGACGCATCGGGGCTCGAGGGGCTTGCGCGGATCGGTTCGTTCGTCGCGCTCGGTTTCAGCCTGATCGGGATCGGCTGGCTCTATAGTCGCCAGCTTGCCCCCGACCGCGACAATTCCGCCCCCGCTTCGACCTGA